The genomic segment CTGGCGTCGGCGACGAACTGGCGCACGCGGCTCTCGCTGGCGTGGCGGGCGCTGAGGGCGGCGGCGACGTGCTCGAGCATGCGGTTGAGCGCCGCGCCGACCTGCCCGACCTCCGTGCTGGGGTCGGTGTCCTGCGGCGGCACCCGGACGGCGAGGGCGACCTCTCCGCGGTCCAGGGGCAGCTCGGCCACGCGGGAGGCGGTGGCGGCCACGCGGTTGAGGGGGCGCAGCGCCTCGCGCACGACCCAGGCGCCGACGGCCGCGGCGGCGAGGAGGCCCAGCACGGCCACGAGCACGACGACCGTGGTGACGCGGGCGACCGTCTCCTGCACGTCGTCGAGGGCCAGGCCCGTGACCAGGACCTGCCCGTCGGGGGCCTCGCCGGCGACGAGCCGGTAGTCGCCGAGGTCGCCGAGGTCGACGGTGCGCGGCTCGCCACCGGCGGGCACCGCGGTCAGGGTGGTGGCCTGCGCCTCGGTGAGGGCCTGCAGCTCGCCGCTCCGGTCGAGCACCGCCGCGCGCTGCACCGCGCCGTCCTGCACCAGCGCCCCGAGGGTGCCCGAGCCCTGGCCCGGGGCGAGCAGGAACCGCAGCCCCAGGTCCGCGGGGGGCCCGCCGGCGTCGTCCAGCGTCCCGTTCGGGAAGCCCGCCGCGGGCGGGCGGTCGAAGGCGTTGCGGGAGCGGTCCACGACGGCGGTCAGCTGGTCGTCGACGCGGTCGAGGAGCTCCCGCTCGAGGGCGACGACGCTGACGACGCCGATCACCGCGCTGACGGCGGCGAGCAGGGCGAGGACGCCGGCGAGCAGGCGCCGGCGCAGCGTCCAGCGCGCGGGGTGCAGGACGCGCCTCACAGCGGCGTCACGAGGTGGGCTTGAGCACGTACCCCGCGCCGCGCATGGTGTGGATCATCGGCTCGCGGCCGGCGTCGATCTTCTTGCGCAGGTAGGAGACGT from the Quadrisphaera sp. DSM 44207 genome contains:
- a CDS encoding HAMP domain-containing sensor histidine kinase, which gives rise to MRRVLHPARWTLRRRLLAGVLALLAAVSAVIGVVSVVALERELLDRVDDQLTAVVDRSRNAFDRPPAAGFPNGTLDDAGGPPADLGLRFLLAPGQGSGTLGALVQDGAVQRAAVLDRSGELQALTEAQATTLTAVPAGGEPRTVDLGDLGDYRLVAGEAPDGQVLVTGLALDDVQETVARVTTVVVLVAVLGLLAAAAVGAWVVREALRPLNRVAATASRVAELPLDRGEVALAVRVPPQDTDPSTEVGQVGAALNRMLEHVAAALSARHASESRVRQFVADASHELRTPLAAIRGYAELTRRGHHDLPADVTHAVGRVESEARRMTSLVEDLLLLARLDAGPAIHHGPVDLTRVVVDAVSDAHVTGPDHRWDLHVPPEPVVVDGDAARLHQVVTNLLANARVHTPPGTRVTAALEVRGPEAVLTVTDDGPGIPPDLLPRVFGRFARGDSSRSRAAGSTGLGLAIVAAVVEAHGGRVDVQSRPGRTAFTVALPACRTP